A genomic window from Serratia liquefaciens includes:
- a CDS encoding enoyl-CoA hydratase-related protein, translating to MTDLPPPVLYEQQDGIAVITLNRPEKKNAINLAMARLIQRYLQQAEQDDKVRVILLTGQPQVFSAGMDVKAFQQGELPVVEPEGFAGLVHAQLTKVIIAAVDGIAFGGGFEIALACDLIVAGRDAQFSFPETGLGLIAAQGGCSRLPARISPYIALDWLLTGRLIGAEEAWRHGVISRISEGSALEDARLIAQQIAQKNPLATQAVKAIVRHGMAQHEAPSFDYQQSWVDQVRLAAKGF from the coding sequence ATGACTGACCTGCCGCCACCGGTGCTGTATGAGCAACAGGACGGCATCGCCGTGATTACCCTGAACCGGCCGGAAAAAAAGAACGCCATCAATTTGGCGATGGCTCGCCTGATCCAACGCTATCTGCAACAGGCCGAGCAGGATGACAAGGTTCGGGTGATCCTGTTGACCGGGCAGCCGCAGGTGTTCTCCGCCGGGATGGACGTCAAAGCATTTCAACAGGGCGAACTTCCGGTGGTCGAGCCGGAAGGCTTTGCCGGCCTGGTGCATGCGCAGCTCACCAAGGTGATTATCGCCGCCGTGGACGGTATCGCCTTCGGTGGAGGGTTTGAAATAGCGCTGGCCTGCGACCTGATCGTAGCCGGGCGAGATGCGCAATTCAGTTTCCCGGAGACCGGGCTGGGGCTGATTGCAGCACAAGGAGGATGTTCACGCCTGCCGGCGCGCATCTCCCCCTATATCGCCCTCGACTGGTTGCTGACCGGCCGCTTGATAGGCGCGGAGGAGGCCTGGCGGCACGGGGTTATTTCACGTATCAGCGAGGGAAGCGCTCTGGAGGACGCACGGCTGATCGCCCAGCAAATTGCCCAGAAAAACCCGTTGGCTACCCAGGCGGTAAAAGCCATAGTTCGTCATGGAATGGCGCAACATGAGGCCCCCAGCTTTGATTACCAACAAAGTTGGGTCGATCAGGTGCGGTTGGCGGCAAAAGGCTTTTAA